A segment of the Panacibacter ginsenosidivorans genome:
GGAAGTGGTAAAGATAGATGGTAAGGCGCGTGGTATTATAACACGTGATTTAATAAATGGAAAATTAGAAAGACATTTTGGTCATGCAGTATTGTTGTGCACCGGTGGTTATGGCAACGTTTTTTATCTTTCGACAAACGCTATGGGCAGTAATGTAACTGCTGCATGGAAAGCACATAAAGCAGGTGCTTATTTTGGCAACCCATGTTTTACGCAGATTCACCCGACATGTATTCCTGTTACGGGCGATCATCAAAGTAAGTTGACGTTGATGTCTGAATCGTTACGTAATGACGGAAGAATCTGGGTTCCCAAAAAACAAGGCGATACAAGAAAAGCAAACGAAATACCTGAAGAGGAAAGAGATTATTATCTGGAGAGAAGATATCCTGCATTTGGTAACCTTGTACCAAGAGACGTTGCATCACGTGCAGCAAAAGAAAGATGTGATGCAGGTTATGGGGTAGGCTCTTCCAAGCAAGCGGTTTTCCTTGATTTTGCTGCAGCTATAGAACGATATGGAAAAATAGAAGCAGGGAAACAAGGTCGTGATAATGTTGCGCAGAATGAGATAATAGCAATGGGTAAAGATGTGGTGAAAGAGAAATACGGTAACCTGTTTGATATGTATGAAAAGATAACAGGCGAAAACCCATATGAAGTTGCAATGCGTATTTATCCTGCTGTGCACTATACAATGGGTGGATTATGGGTTGATTATGAATTGATGACTTCGGTTCCTGGTTTATATGCATTAGGTGAAGCAAACTTTAGCGATCATGGTGCAAACCGTTTAGGCGCAAGTGCATTGATGCAAGGTTTAGCTGATGGCTACTTTGTTATCCCTTACACAGTTGGAAATTATCTAGCTGAGGAAATTCGTACAAATGCAATTCCAACTTCGCATCCTGCATTTGAAGAAGCAGAAAAGAAAGTGGCAGATCGCATCAACATGTTGATGAACATCAAAGGCAAACAAACTGTTGAAAGTTTACATAAGCGTTTGGGCAAGATCATGTGGGATAAATGCGGTATGGCACGCAATGCACAAGGCTTACAGGAAGCCATTACAGAAATTCAGCAGCTGAAAAAAGAGTTCTGGAGTGATGTAAAAATTCCGGGTGGTATAAATGAAATGAATCCTGAATTAGATAAAGCTGGTCGTGTTGCTGACTTTATTGAATTAGGAGAACTGATGTGTAAAGATGCGTTGCAGCGTGAAGAAAGTTGTGGTGGCCACTTTCGTGAAGAACATCAGACTGAAGAAGGCGAGGCATTACGGCATGACGATAAATTCATGTATGTATCAGCATGGGAATACAAAGGTGATCATGCCTGGGAACTGCATAAAGAAGAATTGAATTATGAAGTGGTGAAACCGAGCCAA
Coding sequences within it:
- a CDS encoding fumarate reductase/succinate dehydrogenase flavoprotein subunit, whose amino-acid sequence is MIDAKIPAGPLDDKWTDYKGHCKLVNPTNKRKIEVIIVGTGLAGASAAASLGELGYKVKAFCFQDSPRRAHSIAAQGGINAAKNYQNDGDSVFRLFYDTIKGGDYRSREANVHRLAEVSANIIDQCVAQGVPFAREYGGLLSNRSFGGTQVQRTFYAAGQTGQQLLIGAYQALERQIALGNVKMYTRHEMLEVVKIDGKARGIITRDLINGKLERHFGHAVLLCTGGYGNVFYLSTNAMGSNVTAAWKAHKAGAYFGNPCFTQIHPTCIPVTGDHQSKLTLMSESLRNDGRIWVPKKQGDTRKANEIPEEERDYYLERRYPAFGNLVPRDVASRAAKERCDAGYGVGSSKQAVFLDFAAAIERYGKIEAGKQGRDNVAQNEIIAMGKDVVKEKYGNLFDMYEKITGENPYEVAMRIYPAVHYTMGGLWVDYELMTSVPGLYALGEANFSDHGANRLGASALMQGLADGYFVIPYTVGNYLAEEIRTNAIPTSHPAFEEAEKKVADRINMLMNIKGKQTVESLHKRLGKIMWDKCGMARNAQGLQEAITEIQQLKKEFWSDVKIPGGINEMNPELDKAGRVADFIELGELMCKDALQREESCGGHFREEHQTEEGEALRHDDKFMYVSAWEYKGDHAWELHKEELNYEVVKPSQRSYK